A region from the Fundidesulfovibrio putealis DSM 16056 genome encodes:
- a CDS encoding chemotaxis protein CheW, protein VLGAIADSVKEVLEMEAGAIAPPPAMGVSVKTDYLRGIGKADGRFILVLDIAQVLGTYEVLALGDLSGALASRDEAE, encoded by the coding sequence GTGCTCGGGGCCATCGCCGACTCCGTCAAGGAAGTGCTCGAGATGGAGGCCGGAGCGATTGCCCCCCCTCCGGCAATGGGGGTATCCGTGAAGACTGATTACCTGCGCGGCATCGGCAAGGCGGACGGCAGGTTCATCCTCGTCCTGGACATAGCCCAGGTCCTTGGAACCTATGAAGTCCTGGCGCTTGGCGATTTGAGCGGCGCACTGGCCAGCAGGGACGAAGCCGAATAG
- a CDS encoding chemotaxis protein CheW → MSDTALPISNRFLTFTLGKEMFALDITSVREILDMTDITRIPQTPAAVRGVVNVRGAAVPVIDLRLRFGMEEAQRTVNT, encoded by the coding sequence ATGAGCGACACGGCGCTTCCGATTTCCAATCGTTTTCTTACGTTCACCCTGGGCAAGGAAATGTTCGCCCTGGACATCACATCTGTCCGGGAAATACTGGACATGACCGATATAACCCGCATCCCCCAGACTCCCGCCGCAGTGCGCGGCGTGGTGAACGTGCGCGGCGCGGCGGTGCCCGTCATCGACCTGCGCCTGCGTTTCGGCATGGAGGAGGCGCAGCGTACCGTGAACAC
- a CDS encoding methyl-accepting chemotaxis protein has protein sequence MDTSLRIAGIYTIIADAQINRNLSQTVTSFAQAKNSARDDMKRVESLADNAHEKELAKRFASNYQRYLDMFETQMLPKLAAIEKLPKESKELAAEEEALRAFDDAIDKIREETLAPLGEITASLAEENAKGDEEYDSRSTMAVRVVMALTALAVLIAVLFTVITSRVITRPLAKGVAFAEGLARGDLEQNLDIHQTDELGVLAGALRKVGDAEREVAAIAVRMAQGELEGLDVSKRSDKDVLLESIKDMLKAERFVADMARKLSEGDLRVVVKPRSEEDSLLISLKEMVERLNNVVMEVQAGASNMAAGSEELSASAQSLSQATTEQAAALEESSASMEEMASSISQNADNARQTEGIAVKAAGDARESGEAMIQTVAAMKEIAQKISIIEEIARQTDLLALNAAIEAARAGEHGKGFAVVAAEVRKLAERSQQAAAEINTLSSSSTAVTESTGALLNRLVPDIQKTAELVQEISAASTEQNSGAIQVNKALQQLDQVVQQNASASEELSSTAEELSSQAEQLQSVISFFQVEGGGQAPGRPLRRAARSQQARIPAKTQPPKSKGGVVLSLGGEEESDSRDFERF, from the coding sequence ATGGACACGTCACTGCGCATAGCGGGTATATATACCATCATCGCCGATGCGCAGATAAACAGGAACTTAAGCCAGACAGTAACCAGCTTCGCCCAGGCCAAGAATTCGGCCCGCGACGACATGAAGCGCGTGGAATCATTGGCCGACAATGCACATGAAAAGGAACTCGCAAAGCGATTCGCAAGCAATTACCAGCGTTACCTGGATATGTTCGAAACTCAGATGCTTCCCAAGCTTGCGGCTATAGAGAAACTGCCAAAGGAATCCAAGGAACTTGCTGCTGAAGAGGAGGCTCTCCGCGCGTTCGATGACGCCATAGACAAGATTCGCGAAGAAACCCTCGCTCCCCTGGGAGAAATCACCGCCTCGCTTGCAGAGGAGAACGCCAAGGGCGATGAGGAATATGACAGTCGCAGCACCATGGCCGTACGTGTAGTCATGGCCTTGACTGCGTTGGCCGTACTGATCGCTGTCTTGTTCACGGTAATTACTTCCAGGGTCATCACACGCCCCTTGGCCAAGGGCGTGGCCTTCGCGGAAGGCCTGGCCAGGGGCGACCTGGAACAGAACCTGGACATTCACCAGACGGACGAGCTCGGCGTCCTGGCAGGCGCGCTCCGCAAAGTGGGGGACGCCGAACGCGAGGTTGCAGCCATCGCCGTCCGCATGGCCCAGGGCGAACTCGAAGGGCTGGATGTGTCCAAGCGTTCCGACAAGGACGTCCTGCTGGAGTCCATCAAGGATATGCTTAAAGCCGAGCGCTTCGTGGCCGACATGGCCCGCAAGCTTTCGGAAGGCGACCTGAGGGTGGTGGTGAAGCCCCGCTCCGAGGAAGACTCGCTGCTCATTTCTCTGAAGGAGATGGTGGAGCGGCTCAACAACGTGGTGATGGAAGTCCAGGCCGGAGCCAGCAACATGGCCGCCGGAAGTGAGGAACTATCCGCATCGGCCCAGAGTCTCTCCCAGGCCACCACGGAGCAGGCCGCTGCTTTGGAAGAATCCTCCGCATCCATGGAGGAGATGGCTTCCAGCATCAGCCAGAACGCCGACAACGCCCGCCAGACCGAGGGCATCGCGGTCAAGGCTGCCGGGGACGCGCGCGAGTCCGGCGAAGCCATGATTCAGACCGTGGCCGCCATGAAGGAGATCGCCCAGAAGATTTCCATTATTGAAGAGATTGCCCGCCAGACCGACCTTCTGGCCCTGAACGCCGCCATCGAGGCCGCCCGCGCGGGCGAGCACGGCAAGGGTTTCGCCGTGGTGGCCGCCGAGGTGAGGAAGCTGGCCGAACGCAGCCAGCAGGCCGCCGCCGAGATCAACACCCTGTCGTCGAGCAGCACCGCCGTAACCGAGAGCACAGGGGCTCTCCTGAACCGTCTAGTACCGGACATTCAGAAGACGGCCGAACTTGTGCAGGAGATCAGCGCCGCCAGCACCGAGCAGAACTCCGGGGCCATCCAGGTGAACAAGGCGCTCCAGCAGCTGGACCAGGTGGTGCAGCAGAACGCCTCTGCTTCCGAGGAATTGTCCTCCACCGCCGAGGAATTGTCCTCCCAGGCCGAGCAGCTTCAGAGCGTGATCTCCTTCTTCCAAGTGGAAGGCGGGGGGCAAGCCCCCGGCAGGCCCCTGCGGAGAGCCGCGAGGTCCCAGCAGGCCAGGATACCGGCCAAGACACAGCCGCCGAAGAGCAAGGGAGGCGTCGTGCTCAGCTTGGGTGGTGAGGAAGAGTCGGACTCCCGGGATTTTGAACGGTTCTAG
- a CDS encoding chemotaxis protein CheW yields the protein MSESAHPVSNRYLSFTLGREMFALDISTVREILDMTDITRIPQTPAAVRGVVNVRGAAVPVIDLRLRFGMEEA from the coding sequence ATGAGCGAGTCGGCGCACCCGGTTTCCAACCGTTATCTTTCCTTCACACTGGGCAGGGAGATGTTCGCTTTGGACATCTCCACCGTCCGGGAAATACTGGACATGACCGATATAACCCGCATCCCCCAGACTCCCGCCGCCGTGCGCGGCGTGGTGAACGTGCGCGGCGCGGCGGTGCCCGTCATCGACCTGCGCCTGCGTTTCGGCATGGAGGAGGC
- a CDS encoding methyl-accepting chemotaxis protein has product MFKNMNLTVKLGIGFTLLILSTVCVAMVGWNGLSNLASRSEKSSKMGDIVEKTLMARLDMLYFIDQHDEKRLESLKSHLSESRATAQGLKAEFVDPKNKENMDTLVAASASYETGLGKYQEADKVHAETLKTLVDAATALLQVTEALDKRLMDASAKALAAKDMDSIVRNAELNGRVDEILQQFLRSRIEVLYYLWKGDKARMDAAKSILDKVIPAAKDLSGMLASTEEKAMALDISAKAEIYRSRMDGFLKAAESQGTVIKDMAALAQKISSVAELSLEDQKKKMAGDAQAANMTSIVVSVVGIMLGVVFAIYMIRVLKAGIGKAITVANTVATGDVSQDVQVDSSDEIGTLLKAMQNMVEAERTAATLAMRLAEGDLRLDVHPRSDKDMLLLSMKDMVERLSNVVMEVQSGASNMAAGSEELSASAQSLSQATTEQAAALEESSASMEEMSSSISQNADNARQTESIAVKAAGDARESGAAMIQTVAAMKEIAQKISIIEEIARQTDLLALNAAIEAARAGEHGKGFAVVAAEVRKLAERSQQAAAEINTLSSSSTAVTESTGALLNRLVPDIQKTAELVQEISAASTEQNSGAAQVNKALQQLDQVVQQNASASEELSSTAEELAAQAEQLQSVIGFFQVEGDKPDSIRRKRGTARPQQARIPAQAQPPKKAAGGVVLAMGDADDSDVRDFERF; this is encoded by the coding sequence ATGTTCAAGAATATGAATCTGACCGTTAAGCTGGGCATTGGATTCACTCTGCTCATCCTTTCCACGGTATGCGTGGCGATGGTGGGATGGAACGGCCTGAGCAATCTCGCAAGCCGGTCTGAGAAATCCTCCAAGATGGGTGATATTGTCGAAAAGACACTCATGGCCCGATTGGACATGCTGTACTTCATCGACCAGCATGACGAAAAACGCCTGGAATCGCTCAAGAGCCATCTGTCCGAATCGCGTGCCACGGCCCAGGGCCTCAAGGCGGAATTCGTCGATCCCAAGAACAAGGAGAACATGGACACGCTGGTTGCGGCGTCGGCTTCTTATGAAACCGGCCTGGGCAAGTACCAGGAAGCGGACAAGGTCCATGCCGAGACCTTGAAAACCCTGGTCGATGCCGCCACGGCGTTGCTCCAGGTCACGGAAGCGCTCGACAAGCGGCTGATGGATGCCTCGGCAAAAGCGCTCGCAGCCAAGGATATGGACAGCATAGTCCGAAATGCCGAACTCAACGGGCGTGTTGACGAGATCCTGCAGCAGTTCCTGCGTTCGCGCATCGAGGTGTTGTACTACCTCTGGAAAGGGGACAAGGCGCGCATGGACGCCGCAAAGTCCATTCTGGACAAGGTGATTCCCGCCGCAAAGGACCTGAGCGGAATGCTCGCCTCCACGGAAGAAAAAGCTATGGCGCTGGATATTTCCGCCAAGGCCGAGATCTACCGTTCCAGGATGGACGGCTTCCTCAAAGCGGCGGAATCTCAGGGGACGGTGATAAAGGACATGGCCGCGCTGGCCCAGAAGATCAGCTCCGTGGCGGAACTGTCGCTCGAGGACCAGAAGAAGAAAATGGCGGGTGACGCGCAGGCTGCCAACATGACCAGTATTGTCGTGTCGGTGGTGGGCATCATGCTGGGCGTGGTGTTTGCCATCTACATGATAAGAGTTCTCAAGGCCGGAATAGGCAAGGCCATCACCGTCGCCAACACAGTGGCTACCGGAGACGTCAGCCAGGATGTCCAGGTCGACAGCTCGGACGAGATCGGCACGTTGCTCAAGGCCATGCAGAACATGGTGGAAGCAGAACGGACCGCAGCGACCCTGGCCATGCGGCTGGCCGAGGGCGACCTCCGCCTGGATGTGCACCCCCGCTCGGACAAGGATATGCTGCTGTTGTCCATGAAGGACATGGTCGAGCGGCTCTCCAACGTGGTGATGGAGGTCCAGTCCGGAGCCAGCAACATGGCTGCCGGCAGCGAGGAACTGTCCGCGTCGGCCCAGAGCCTCTCCCAGGCCACCACCGAGCAGGCCGCCGCTCTGGAGGAGTCCTCCGCGTCCATGGAGGAGATGTCTTCGAGCATCAGCCAGAACGCCGACAACGCCCGCCAGACCGAAAGCATCGCGGTCAAGGCCGCCGGGGACGCCCGCGAATCCGGAGCGGCCATGATCCAGACCGTGGCCGCAATGAAAGAGATCGCCCAGAAGATCTCCATCATCGAGGAAATCGCCCGCCAGACCGACCTTCTGGCCTTGAACGCGGCCATCGAGGCCGCTCGCGCGGGCGAGCACGGAAAAGGCTTCGCAGTGGTCGCCGCCGAGGTGCGAAAGCTCGCCGAGCGCAGCCAGCAGGCTGCCGCAGAAATCAACACCCTGTCGTCGAGCAGCACCGCCGTCACCGAGAGCACCGGGGCGCTCCTCAACCGGCTGGTGCCGGACATCCAGAAGACCGCCGAACTGGTGCAGGAGATCAGCGCCGCCAGCACCGAACAGAACTCCGGGGCCGCCCAGGTGAACAAGGCCCTGCAGCAGCTGGACCAGGTGGTGCAGCAGAACGCCTCCGCATCCGAGGAATTGTCCTCCACCGCAGAAGAACTGGCAGCTCAGGCCGAACAGCTCCAAAGCGTGATCGGCTTCTTTCAGGTTGAAGGGGACAAGCCGGACTCCATTCGCCGCAAAAGAGGGACCGCCAGGCCCCAGCAGGCCCGCATACCGGCCCAGGCACAGCCGCCCAAGAAAGCGGCAGGCGGCGTGGTGCTCGCCATGGGCGATGCGGACGACTCGGACGTCCGGGATTTCGAACGGTTCTAG
- a CDS encoding chemotaxis protein CheW, translated as MSDTAHSVSNRFLTLTLGKDMFALDIAAVREILDMTDITRIPQTPPAVRGVVNVRGAAVPVIDLRLRFGMEEAERTVNTRIVIVEIPNGDGVTVLGAIADSVKEVLEMEPETIAPPPAMGACVNTDFLRGIGKADGRFILVLDIAKVLGSDEVLSLGDVSASVEGLKSVG; from the coding sequence ATGAGCGACACGGCGCATTCTGTATCAAACCGCTTTCTCACCCTTACCCTGGGCAAGGACATGTTCGCCCTGGACATCGCGGCTGTCCGGGAGATCCTGGACATGACCGACATAACCCGCATCCCCCAGACGCCGCCCGCCGTGCGCGGCGTGGTGAACGTGCGCGGCGCGGCGGTCCCCGTCATCGACCTGCGCCTGCGTTTCGGCATGGAAGAGGCAGAGCGCACGGTGAACACGCGCATCGTCATCGTGGAAATCCCCAACGGTGACGGCGTGACCGTGCTCGGGGCCATAGCCGATTCCGTGAAGGAGGTGCTGGAGATGGAGCCGGAGACCATCGCGCCTCCACCTGCCATGGGCGCTTGCGTGAATACGGATTTCCTGCGCGGCATCGGCAAGGCGGACGGCAGGTTCATCCTGGTGCTGGATATCGCCAAGGTTTTGGGGTCCGACGAGGTTCTGTCGCTGGGCGACGTGAGCGCCAGCGTGGAAGGTCTGAAGTCTGTCGGCTAG